A window of the Streptomyces albireticuli genome harbors these coding sequences:
- a CDS encoding NlpC/P60 family protein, which translates to MASHRRPKQPGRTRVTVLTVTAAAAVALSAQSASADEATKADVKSKVDKLYEEAEQATEKYNGAKEKQEKLDKQVGDLQDKVARGQEELNKLRNSLGSVATAQYRGGAIDPSLQLLLSSDPDSFLEKASTLNQLSARQADTLKQIAEKQRTLKQQRQEATGKLKDLGETRKALGEKKEEVQGKLAEAQKLLNTLTAKERAEIAGEDAKDAGGKDGAKGDAKSGGGSRAGRGGESRPDLGKDLPTSGRAAAALSAAQSKIGTPYVWGATGPSSFDCSGLTSWAYAQAGVTLPRISQDQANAGTRIYDQSQLKPGDLVIFYGDQHHVGLYAGNGQTLHAPRSGTNVRYEPMGNMPFQFGVRIG; encoded by the coding sequence GTGGCGTCCCACCGTCGTCCCAAGCAGCCGGGCCGCACCCGGGTGACCGTGCTCACCGTGACCGCCGCCGCTGCCGTCGCCCTCTCCGCCCAGTCCGCCAGCGCGGACGAGGCGACCAAGGCGGACGTGAAGTCCAAGGTCGACAAGCTCTACGAAGAGGCGGAGCAGGCCACCGAGAAGTACAACGGGGCCAAGGAGAAGCAGGAGAAGCTCGACAAGCAGGTCGGTGACCTCCAGGACAAGGTCGCCCGCGGCCAGGAGGAGCTCAACAAGCTCCGCAACAGCCTCGGTTCCGTCGCCACCGCCCAGTACCGCGGCGGCGCCATCGACCCCTCGCTCCAGCTGCTGCTCTCCTCCGACCCGGACAGCTTCCTGGAGAAGGCCTCCACGCTCAACCAGCTCAGCGCCCGGCAGGCCGACACCCTCAAGCAGATCGCCGAGAAGCAGCGCACGCTCAAGCAGCAGCGCCAGGAGGCGACCGGCAAGCTCAAGGACCTCGGGGAGACCCGTAAGGCCCTCGGGGAGAAGAAGGAGGAGGTCCAGGGCAAGCTCGCCGAGGCCCAGAAGCTCCTCAACACCCTCACCGCCAAGGAGCGCGCCGAGATCGCCGGCGAGGACGCCAAGGACGCCGGCGGCAAGGACGGCGCCAAGGGCGACGCCAAGAGCGGGGGCGGCTCGCGCGCCGGCCGCGGCGGCGAGAGCCGCCCGGACCTCGGCAAGGACCTGCCCACCTCGGGCCGCGCCGCCGCCGCGCTCTCCGCCGCGCAGAGCAAGATCGGCACCCCGTACGTCTGGGGCGCGACCGGCCCCAGCTCCTTCGACTGCTCGGGGCTGACCTCCTGGGCGTACGCGCAGGCCGGCGTCACCCTGCCGCGCATCTCGCAGGACCAGGCCAACGCCGGCACCCGCATCTACGACCAGAGCCAGCTCAAGCCCGGTGACCTGGTCATCTTCTACGGCGACCAGCACCACGTCGGCCTCTACGCGGGCAACGGCCAGACCCTGCACGCCCCCCGCTCGGGCACCAACGTGCGCTACGAGCCGATGGGGAACATGCCCTTCCAGTTCGGTGTCCGCATAGGCTGA